A region from the Cryptococcus gattii WM276 chromosome H, complete sequence genome encodes:
- a CDS encoding Hypothetical Protein (Similar to TIGR gene model, INSD accession AAW45571.1), whose product MNDHFAALNAPPPRYLLESDSSDEEGQGAYPGSSAPKPKVSIDTPPVEVSFTRGTGNEGVKDLVVGLGPAGKYLKKNLSVGGCAAGQQEVGTVVVGGRQVGQGWKVGEGMVFSINEGDLPHETIWEISQKLLANIKAQSWTIITTYVPSMYILSKTNGFRIRSDPPIRYLSQGEVKVEGAEIYETPNYLTGIAGAITSLSAHPSSIIQQTTIILPLPLSVLPLSHLSTALAHICPSVSTALSGKRSKWAEEDDQPYSAPGMGKVRGLAKGVGEVVGMYT is encoded by the exons ATGAACGACCACTTCGCAGCACTTAATGCCCCTCCTCCCCGATACCTTTTAGAATCCGACTCTTCAGACGAAGAAGGACAGGGCGCTTACCCTGGTTCGTCCGCGCCTAAACCGAAGGTTTCTATAGATACACCTCCTGTCGAAGTTTCCTTCACCCGCGGAACTGGGAACGAGGGAGTCAAAGATTTGGTAGTGGGTTTGGGTCCGGCTGGCAAGTATTTAAAGAAGAATTTGAGTGTGGGTGGGTGTGCAGCCGGACAGCAAGAGGTCGGAACAGTGGTGGTAGGCGGACGTCAAGTGGGGCAAGGATGGAAAGTTGGAGAAGGGATGGTTTTCTCAATAAACGAAGGAGATTTACCTCATGAAACTATATGGGAAATTTCCCAGAAATTATTGGCAAATATCAAAGCCCAATCGTG GACAATAATAACGACATACGTCCCGTCAATGTATATTTTGTCCAAGACAAACGGCTTTAGAATACGTTCTGATCCGCCTATACGATATCTTTCCCAAGGAGAGGTGAAAGTAGAAGGGGCAGAGATTTATGAAACGCCGAATTACCTGACTGGCATAGCGGGCGCCATCACATCTCTT TCTGCCCATCCCTCTTCTATTATCCAACAAACAACGATCATCCTCCCTCTACCACTTTCCGTTCTCCCTCTTTCCCATTTGTCCACAGCCCTCGCCCATATCTGCCCATCTGTTTCCACAGCATTGAGTGGCAAAAGGAGTAAGTGggcagaagaggatgatCAGCCATACTCTGCTCCCGGAATGGGAAAGGTTAGGGGCTTGGCGAAAGGTGTCGGGGAAGTTGTTGGGATGTACACTTAA